One genomic region from Pseudoduganella dura encodes:
- the dusA gene encoding tRNA dihydrouridine(20/20a) synthase DusA: MQPDTSAPDANAEESSPYRGRRISVAPMMDWTDRHCRVFHRHITKHTWLYTEMVTTGALVYGDVERHLRFNDEEHPVALQLGGSDPKDLATSAKLGEKWGYDEINLNCGCPSERVQKGAFGACLMAEPELVSDCVKAMRDAVSIDVTVKHRIGIDETESYDFVRDFVGKVADAGCTTFIVHARNAILKGLSPKENREIPPLKYEYAYRLKRDFPQFEILINGGIKTEAEIDAHLAHVDGVMLGREAYHNPYLMATFDSKYYGDTAPVKNREEVLRAMMPYIAAQLAKEGGRGLKLNTITRHMLGLMQGLPGARQFRQTLSDSKRLAAGDPGLLLEAFRR; this comes from the coding sequence ATGCAGCCAGACACCTCCGCCCCAGACGCGAACGCAGAAGAATCCAGTCCCTACCGCGGCCGCCGCATCAGCGTGGCCCCGATGATGGACTGGACCGACCGCCACTGCCGCGTGTTCCACCGCCACATCACGAAGCACACCTGGCTGTACACGGAAATGGTGACCACCGGCGCGCTGGTCTATGGCGACGTGGAGCGCCACCTGCGCTTCAACGACGAAGAGCACCCGGTGGCGCTGCAGCTGGGCGGCAGCGATCCGAAGGACCTGGCCACGTCCGCGAAGCTGGGCGAGAAATGGGGCTATGACGAGATCAACCTCAATTGCGGCTGCCCGTCCGAGCGGGTACAGAAGGGTGCGTTCGGCGCATGCCTGATGGCCGAGCCCGAACTGGTGAGCGACTGCGTGAAGGCGATGCGCGACGCGGTATCGATCGACGTGACCGTCAAGCACCGGATCGGCATCGACGAGACGGAAAGCTACGATTTCGTGCGCGATTTCGTCGGCAAGGTAGCCGATGCCGGCTGCACCACGTTCATCGTGCATGCCCGCAACGCGATCCTGAAGGGACTGTCGCCGAAGGAAAACCGCGAGATTCCGCCGCTCAAGTACGAATACGCCTATCGCCTGAAGCGCGATTTCCCCCAGTTCGAGATCCTGATCAACGGCGGCATCAAGACCGAAGCCGAGATCGATGCGCACCTGGCGCACGTGGATGGCGTGATGCTGGGCCGCGAGGCGTATCACAACCCTTATTTGATGGCCACGTTCGACAGCAAGTATTACGGCGATACCGCGCCGGTGAAGAACCGCGAGGAAGTGCTGCGCGCGATGATGCCTTATATCGCCGCGCAGCTGGCGAAGGAGGGCGGGCGCGGGCTGAAGCTGAACACGATCACGCGGCATATGCTGGGGCTGATGCAGGGCCTGCCGGGGGCGCGGCAGTTCCGGCAGACGCTATCGGATTCGAAGCGGCTGGCGGCGGGGGATCCGGGGTTGCTGCTGGAGGCGTTCAGGCGGTGA